Part of the Limihaloglobus sulfuriphilus genome is shown below.
GCCTCTACAGCGCCGGCAGCCTTGGCCGCCTCGACCTCGGAGTCATCACAGAAAGCAATAACATTTTTAGCCTTGCCTATTCCATTAGGAAGGCTGATGGCACCTCGAATCAGCTGATCCGCCTGTCGCGGATCGATTCCAAGCTGCATCGCAATGTCAACGCTCTGGTCAAACTTGGTTGCAGGAAAAGACTTGAGCTTCTTGACTGCATCAGAAACACTCAGTGCCTCATCACTTGCCAGTTCAATCGCTTTTTTGAATCTTTTACTGTTTTTTGCCATTAATTTTACCTCGCGAATTTTCGCTCCCACTATTAGCCGTGGTAAGCTTACAATATTAAAAAACTTAAAACCGGCTGCCGCTGAATATGTTTTATGCCGGTAAATAGAGTCACGCTTAATCCGGCGAGACTCTGACTTATCAACTGTGCATATCTGCGACTGTCAGTCGATCGTTTGAGTTATTGACTTTTAAATCAGCCTTCGACCTCAATTCCCATGCTTCTGGCTGTTCCCATAATAATCTGGTCAGCAGCTTCGAGAGAAAAGGCGTTAAGGTCTTTCATCTTCATTTCAGAAATCTCACGAACCTGTGCCATTGTAACCTTGCCGACTTTCTCTTTATTGGGAACACCGCTTCCCTTATCCAGACCGGCTGCCTTTTTGAGAAGTACCGCTGCCGGCGGGCTTTTGATGATAAATTCAAAAGTACGGTCGTTATATACAGAAATAACAATAGGAACAGTCATTCCGTTGAGCTCACGTGTCTGCTCGTTAAACTGAGAAACGAACTGACCAATATTCACGCCGTGCTGTCCTAATGCCGGCCCGATCGGCGGTGCCGGAGTTGCCTGGCCGCCTGGGGCCTGGAGTTTAATCTGTGCAGTAACCTGCTTAGCCATTTATTTATACCTCGTCTTTTTTAACACAAAATCACCGCTGTAGTCAGAAACTACCCGGCGAAAAAATTTAAATTCCTATTTAATGGCGACTTACATCGCCGATGCTGAAGGGCATACAACCACAGCAGCAAATATATATAAATCGTAATAGCTTTTACTGTTTTTCTATCTGCCAGTATTCGATGTCAAGAGGAGTACTTCTGCCGAAGATACTTACATTTACACGGACAACGCCGCGTTCAACATCGATTTCATCAACAACGCCTTCAAAGTTCTCGAAAGCGCCCTCGCGTATCTTAACCATATCACCCTTCTCAAATTCAACCTTGATACTGGGTGAGTTTTCGGTCATTTCGTCAATTTCAACCAGCATCTTAGCGACATCGGTATCACGCATAGGCGTAGGTTTACCCTCTGAACCGATAAAATCGCCGACACCGTTGGTCTCGCGTATCATGAACCATACCTTTTCAGGTACCCGGCCGTTTTCTTCGGTTTCAAGCTCCATAAAAACATAACCGGGGTATAATTTGCGTTTAATAATTCGCTGTTTGCCGCCCTTGACGCTTTTTATCCGTTCAACGGGCACAACAACTCTGCCGACCATATCCTGGACAGATTCTACAACGATCTTACGCTGCAGCGCTTCTTTAACGCTTTCTTCTTTATTTGAAGCAACTTTTAATACGTACCATTTCATTGGCTGCCGCCCTTAGTCTGGATTAGTTGTAGAGACCTATTACTGTAAATACGAGCCTGAAGAGCACATCAATTCCACCAAGCAATAATGCCAGTATGACCACAACGGCCAAAACTACTATAGTAGAAGTAATTATTTGATCCTTACTGCTCCAGGTGACTTTTTTGAGCTCTGATTCAGCGGTGATGAGAAAATCAGCAACTTTAGGCCGATTCTGCAGCCAGTAGATACAAAACGTAATCACGGCAAGTATCGCGGCAGGTATTATAGTATATACCCAGGGGTTATTTGTAGTACCGGTCAGAATTTGATACATACGGTAGCAGCCGATAGCTGCAAGCGCAAAACATGCGATAGCTCCCCAGAGCCTGGTATAATATCCCTGTCCTTTTTTATATAAATAAAGCTGCATTTAACTCTCCAGAATTTATCAACTTATATCAGCCAGCATCTTCGGTTATCAAAATTAATATTACCAGGCCAGGAGGGATTTGAACCCCCAACCTGCGGTTTTGGAAACCGCTGCTCTGCCAATTGAGCTACTGGCCTAACTGTTAAACTCATAACTAAAAACTTTAACTAATAGTTTGGGAATCAAGCTGTTTCAATGGTTGTTATATAAACAACCATGAGCGAAGCGAATTCCTCCGTTATTAGTTTTCAGTTTTCGTTATTAGTTTAAATACTATTTCCTGCGGATCTTATGAACTGTGTGCTTGCGTTCTTTTCTACAGAACTTTTTCAGCTCTATTTTCGGAACTCCGCCCATAACATTTACTTCGGTACGGTAGTTGCGTTCTCCGCAATCTTTGCATTCAAGCCAGACATGTTCTCTTTTGGCAGCTTTTGCCATAGTTCCAACCTCTGTTATAAGTTAAACTTATGAGAAGAAAATATCGGGCCCTCAGCTACACCTCAGACCCGATATTATATTTCTGTATTATAAAATTAAGCGACAATCTCGGTTACAACACCGGCACCAACTGTGCGGCCGCCTTCACGAATAGCGAAGCGGAGACCATCTTCCATTGCTATAGGCTGAATAATCTCAACGGTCATAGCAATGTTGTCGCCGGGCATACACATTTCAACGGGTTTACCTTCACGGCTGGTAATCTCTTGTACAGCACCAGTTACGTCGGTTGTCCTGAAGTAGAACTGCGGACGGTAACCCGGGAAGAACGGTGAGTGACGTCCACCCTCTTCCTTTTTCAGTACGTAAACTTCACACTTGAACTTGGTGTGAGGTGTAATGGTACCCGGCTTAACGATAACCTGGCCGCGTACAAGATCTTTCTTTTCAATACCGCGAAGCAGCAGTCCAACGTTGTCGCCGGCCTGGCCTTCGTTAAGGGTCTTGTTGAACATTTCAACGCCGGTACAGGTAGTCTTGCGTGTTGGAGTGATACCAACGATTTCAACCTCATCGCCTGTGTGGATTATGCCGCGTTCAATACGGCCGGTACCTACAGTACCACGGCCTTTGATTGAGAACACGTCTTCAACCGGCATCAGGAATGTCTGGTCAACAGCACGTTCCGGTACAGGAATGTATTCATCAACTGCGTCCATGAGCTCATCGATGCTTTTACATTTCTCGTCGTCTTTGCCGTCTGATTCCATCGCCTGGAGAGCCGAGCCCTTGATAATCGGGATCTCATCTCCGGGGAATTCGTACTTGTCAAGCAGCTCACGGAGCTCCATTTCGACCAGTTCGATCAACTCAGGATCATCAACAAGGTCAACCTTGTTCATGTAAACTACGATACGAGGTACGTTTACCTGACGTGCGAGCAGGATGTGCTCACGTGTCTGGGGCATAGGACCATCGGTTGCTGCAACTACGAGAATAGCACCGTCCATCTGAGCGGCACCGGTAATCATGTTCTTTACATAGTCGGCGTGACCAGGACAGTCAACGTGTGCGTAGTGACGGGTCAGCGTCTCATACTCTACGTGAGCGGTGTTAATTGTGATACCGCGTTCTTTTTCTTCAGGGGCATTGTCAATTTCATCAAATTTTCTGATACCAGTGCCCTGTTTAACAGCCATACGCATAGTAATTGCGGCTGTCAATGTTGTTTTACCGTGGTCAACGTGACCAACAGTTCCAATGTTTACGTGTGGTTTAGTACGTTCAAATACTGCTTTAGCCATGTGTTATTAACCTCCATAATACCGGGTTAATTGTTAAACTCTAAATTTTATTACATTTACGACAATTATTATTTATACTTCCTCAGGAACTACGCATCCAATGCTGCCGGCGAGAATCGAACTCGCGACCCCATCCTTACCAAGGATGTACTCTACCGACTGAGCTACAGCAGCCCGGTAAGGACATAGAAATTACGCCTGTCCGTATAAATAGAACCGAAATTCTAACGCTCATACCATAAAAAGCAACCATAAAACCAAAAAAAATATTTTTTTTTAAGATTTAATCCAAATATGCCGGATAAATAGATTTATAAATAGACCGGCCTTTACAGGCAAAGAGCCGGATAAAAATATTAAAAGTCTCTAAAAATCGCCCAGTGTGCGGCTGAAAAATTGTACAGGTTGAAAAATATCCGGTTTAAGTCCATTCTAAACAAGACTTTAACCCGGAACACTTCCAATAGCCTATTCTCAATTAGAGCGGCTATCTATTAGTACCGGCTCAGCTTTGTTTGACCGTTTCGATCATCTCAATAATATTATCCACCGGTGTGCCGGCCTGGATGTTGTGACACGAGCAGCAAATGAAGCCTTTTTTACCGCCGCCAAGGGTGTTGAGACAGTCGAGAGTCTCCGCCCGAACCTTTGCCCTGTCACCGAACGGCAGGGCGTCCTGTGTGTCAACGCCGCCGTGGAATATAATACGGTCTCCGTATTTTTCCTTTAGCCCGGCCATCTCCATACCCGGGCATACGTGCTGAATCGGGTTGAGCACATCAATGCCGGTTTCTATCAGCCGCTCAATCAGCTGCTCGCAGGCGCCGTCGCTGTGGTAGAACACCCGTGCGCCGTAGCTGTGAATAAGTTTGCAGAATCTTTCCATACGCGGCTTTATAAAGTTATCCCACATCGAAAGAGACATCAAAAGCCCGTTCTGCGAGCCCATATCATCACTGACAAACACCATATCGGTATAATCCGCCGCCCTGTCGAGATATTTTTTGAGCATCTCGGTCTGGATGTGCTCAATACGGTCAAGAACGGCATTTACATAGTCGGGCATGAGTGCCAGATCCATCATCGCCTGCTCAAGACCCCTCATCTGGCAGTAAATCTCATAAAATGAAACCCACGGGCCGTTTGTAACATAATCCTGCGAGAATAATTTTACCCGTTCGACCATGTTGTCATACTTGAATTTCTCGGGATCCGGCCAGTAGGGATAATCTTCAAGAGATTCCACTGTTTCAAAGCCGGTAAGTCCGGGCTTGTCGATTTCGATATACTCTGAGCTGCCGGCATAAGCCCTGCGGGATGTGGTGCCCCAAAGCGTCCTGCCGCCGGTCTCGGGATACTCCGCCCCGAACCAGTGAATCTTGTCAATACCCATCTTTTGGTATAAATCAGGCTCGTTATCTGCCCCAAAATGAGCGTAAAGGCTTTCCAGAACTTCGGTTGTGTACCAGATATCTACAGGTATCCTGTCAACCGGCTCTCTGTTTAGAATTGCAAGTACCCTTTCTTTAGGATTCATAGCGATTTCGCTTTCTAAATAATTATGTTTCTGGTTTGTTATAAACAATTTACTACTTTAAAATAATTATAACATTAAAATCAACACAAACATTGCAAATATTGACTTTAAAGTCAGAATATATTATTCATGGAACAGGTAAACATTTACAACTTTGCGGATATAGCCCGCCATCTGGAAAACTGCGGTATCGCGGTACAATCCTTTCGCGGCCTGGCTAATTACAATGTCGCTCAGCACAGACACGACATACTGGAGATGCTGTTCATAAAACAGGGGCAGGCAAACCAACGGCTTGAGCAGAGCGAAACCATATTAAGCCGCGGCTGTCTGACTATCATTAACTACGGCCAGTCTCACAATTTATATATAGGCAGCGAGCAGGCGGATTTGATAAACATATATGTTGACTTCAGCAAGGCAAACTTCAACGGCATAGATGAGAACCTCAAAACCAAACTTCGCGAGATTCTGCCTCTGCATCCGGCATTCGGGCACAAACTCAACAAAGTAATACAGCTTCAGGTAGAACAGTCTGATGAGTTTATACATATACTCGAAGCTATTGAAAGCGAGCAAAACCTCCGCCGCGAGGGAT
Proteins encoded:
- the rplK gene encoding 50S ribosomal protein L11, with the translated sequence MAKQVTAQIKLQAPGGQATPAPPIGPALGQHGVNIGQFVSQFNEQTRELNGMTVPIVISVYNDRTFEFIIKSPPAAVLLKKAAGLDKGSGVPNKEKVGKVTMAQVREISEMKMKDLNAFSLEAADQIIMGTARSMGIEVEG
- the nusG gene encoding transcription termination/antitermination protein NusG, which codes for MKWYVLKVASNKEESVKEALQRKIVVESVQDMVGRVVVPVERIKSVKGGKQRIIKRKLYPGYVFMELETEENGRVPEKVWFMIRETNGVGDFIGSEGKPTPMRDTDVAKMLVEIDEMTENSPSIKVEFEKGDMVKIREGAFENFEGVVDEIDVERGVVRVNVSIFGRSTPLDIEYWQIEKQ
- the secE gene encoding preprotein translocase subunit SecE, whose protein sequence is MQLYLYKKGQGYYTRLWGAIACFALAAIGCYRMYQILTGTTNNPWVYTIIPAAILAVITFCIYWLQNRPKVADFLITAESELKKVTWSSKDQIITSTIVVLAVVVILALLLGGIDVLFRLVFTVIGLYN
- the rpmG gene encoding 50S ribosomal protein L33 encodes the protein MAKAAKREHVWLECKDCGERNYRTEVNVMGGVPKIELKKFCRKERKHTVHKIRRK
- the tuf gene encoding elongation factor Tu → MAKAVFERTKPHVNIGTVGHVDHGKTTLTAAITMRMAVKQGTGIRKFDEIDNAPEEKERGITINTAHVEYETLTRHYAHVDCPGHADYVKNMITGAAQMDGAILVVAATDGPMPQTREHILLARQVNVPRIVVYMNKVDLVDDPELIELVEMELRELLDKYEFPGDEIPIIKGSALQAMESDGKDDEKCKSIDELMDAVDEYIPVPERAVDQTFLMPVEDVFSIKGRGTVGTGRIERGIIHTGDEVEIVGITPTRKTTCTGVEMFNKTLNEGQAGDNVGLLLRGIEKKDLVRGQVIVKPGTITPHTKFKCEVYVLKKEEGGRHSPFFPGYRPQFYFRTTDVTGAVQEITSREGKPVEMCMPGDNIAMTVEIIQPIAMEDGLRFAIREGGRTVGAGVVTEIVA
- a CDS encoding uroporphyrinogen decarboxylase family protein; translation: MNPKERVLAILNREPVDRIPVDIWYTTEVLESLYAHFGADNEPDLYQKMGIDKIHWFGAEYPETGGRTLWGTTSRRAYAGSSEYIEIDKPGLTGFETVESLEDYPYWPDPEKFKYDNMVERVKLFSQDYVTNGPWVSFYEIYCQMRGLEQAMMDLALMPDYVNAVLDRIEHIQTEMLKKYLDRAADYTDMVFVSDDMGSQNGLLMSLSMWDNFIKPRMERFCKLIHSYGARVFYHSDGACEQLIERLIETGIDVLNPIQHVCPGMEMAGLKEKYGDRIIFHGGVDTQDALPFGDRAKVRAETLDCLNTLGGGKKGFICCSCHNIQAGTPVDNIIEMIETVKQS
- a CDS encoding AraC family transcriptional regulator gives rise to the protein MEQVNIYNFADIARHLENCGIAVQSFRGLANYNVAQHRHDILEMLFIKQGQANQRLEQSETILSRGCLTIINYGQSHNLYIGSEQADLINIYVDFSKANFNGIDENLKTKLREILPLHPAFGHKLNKVIQLQVEQSDEFIHILEAIESEQNLRREGYETIIKAYFSIALSIISRSAQKFGTLNPDIQDSSYYRMEKLFQFIDENLDKPLDLGLLAGHIGLSRHYLCREFKRATSKTLMRYITQRRIEKAMFELRSTDKKIIDIALDAGFNDYSNFTRCFRQTAGSSPRLYRKKFRPA